The Lytechinus pictus isolate F3 Inbred chromosome 17, Lp3.0, whole genome shotgun sequence genome contains a region encoding:
- the LOC129279853 gene encoding kelch-like protein 24, with amino-acid sequence MDELLDMQEKRTFCDYEDCIWVENLGVSFQAMRGALELTDMKLCAGDTEFPCHRILLAASSPFFRALLTGPMREESRTTFDMKDTCSSTLNLLLDFMYTGKLRITEENVQDVLVSANYLLLGRLVDACSDFLRRQLDFQNCFEMYSFADAHGCGELLRATQRYILKNFPEASSSTSFLEAGFEQLRSLLGQDNLNISSEMDLFRSIRDWVSHDVKSRRCHLVELLRLVRLPYLPTDNLDLILSDELIGESPGCKTVLQNAFLCKEDCIPYPVEWRSPRSSTNQTEALVILGGVHSSQLGNSSRSLQHYWCDPGTRPLSWGKQSIMPYLLGTTVMYDVAKFRNSIYLTGGFDGEQGCLGHVWRYQIDDDQSETWIRAPSLVTARYQHGSGVVDGHLFVAGGYNGQENLNSVECYSPNKERWQTCPPMPEAVTFPAVVGYHKRLFVIGGMMSDSQAFPWMQCFDMATQSWSIIKTLELKRKGSKSVLLNDALYIIGGPTRDVHVYDPESDVAFDVAPTLDIHVCAGVTVNNGKIYVAGGDNLKDRRNWDSIECYDPASNTWSIVGKMAVPLYWHGMVSIVRPDIPRLEPWDAANLHQVGPSMMFRGFEEGPTNYDPR; translated from the exons ATGGATGAACTATTGGACATGCAGGAGAAGCGTACATTCTGTGATTACGAGGACTGCATTTGGGTGGAGAACCTCGGAGTGTCCTTTCAAGCCATGCGAGGTGCCTTAGAACTGACCGATATGAAACTCTGTGCAGGAGACACCGAGTTCCCCTGCCATCGGATCTTGCTCGCTGCAAGCAGTCCATTTTTCCGAGCCCTACTCACCGGACCAATGAGAGAAGAATCCCGGACCACCTTTGATATGAAAGATACCTGTTCTTCTACACTGAATCTTCTTCTAGATTTCATGTACACTGGTAAGTTACGGATCACGGAGGAGAATGTCCAGGATGTACTTGTTTCtgcaaattatttattattaggaCGTCTGGTGGACGCATGCTCTGACTTCCTACGAAGGCAGTTGGATTTTCAAAACTGTTTTGAGATGTACTCCTTTGCGGATGCCCACGGGTGTGGAGAGCTTCTCCGAGCCACGCAGAGGTACATTCTTAAAAATTTTCCAGAGGCCTCATCCTCGACATCCTTCCTTGAGGCCGGCTTTGAGCAGCTGCGTTCACTGCTGGGTCAAGATAATCTGAACATTTCAAGCGAGATGGATCTCTTTAGGAGTATCAGGGACTGGGTGTCGCATGATGTTAAATCTAGGAGATGCCATCTTGTGGAATTGTTAAGGCTCGTTAGGCTTCCGTACCTACCAACAGACAACCTTGATTTGATATTGAGTGATGAACTTATTGGAGAAAGTCCAGGCTGCAAGACTGTTTTACAGAATGCCTTTCTATGTAAGGAAGATTGTATCCCCTATCCTGTTGAATGGAGAAGTCCAAGGAGCTCAACCAATCAGACGGAAGCATTGGTCATTCTTGGGGGAGTACATTCTAGTCAGCTTGGTAACAGTAGTAG AAGCCTTCAGCATTACTGGTGTGACCCCGGGACGCGGCCTCTATCATGGGGGAAGCAGTCTATAATGCCGTACCTGCTGGGGACTACAGTCATGTACGACGTGGCAAAGTTCAGGAATTCTATCTACCTGACTGGAGGATTCGATGGGGAGCAGGGTTGTCTCGGCCACGTCTGGCGCTACCAGATCGATGACGATCAGTCGGAAACATGGATTAGGGCGCCATCACTTGTCACAGCCAG GTATCAGCATGGTTCCGGCGTAGTCGATGGTCATCTCTTTGTCGCCGGGGGTTACAACGGTCAGGAGAACCTGAACAGCGTGGAATGTTACAGTCCAAACAAGGAGAGATGGCAAACTTGTCCACCAATGCCGGAGGCTGTCACATTTCCGGCTGTCGTTGGCTATCATAAAAGACTGTTTGTTATTGGGGGAATGATGAGTGATTCCCAGGCTTTTCCATGGATGCAATGCTTCGACATGGCTACACAGTCCTGGAGTATTATCAAGACGCTGGAGCTGAAAAGAAAAG GTAGCAAAAGTGTCCTGCTTAACGATGCCCTGTACATCATCGGAGGACCAACCCGTGACGTCCATGTTTACGATCCAGAGAGCGATGTCGCTTTTGATGTTGCCCCTACGCTGGACATCCATGTGTGTGCTGGAGTAACGGTCAATAATG GCAAGATCTACGTTGCTGGTGGGGACAACCTGAAGGATCGCCGGAACTGGGATAGCATCGAGTGCTACGATCCTGCATCGAATACCTGGTCCATTGTCGGTAAGATGGCCGTTCCGCTCTACTGGCACGGCATGGTGTCTATCGTGAGACCGGATATCCCTCGTCTTGAACCCTGGGACGCTGCCAATCTCCATCAAGTTGGTCCGTCAATGATGTTTAGAGGTTTCGAAGAAGGGCCTACTAATTATGATCCAAGGTGA